In the Kribbella sp. NBC_00482 genome, one interval contains:
- a CDS encoding DUF917 domain-containing protein, translated as MSWQLDIEHLRDLARGAAILGTGGGGDPLIGRLLVEQAIREHGPITVLDPDELDDDAFVIPTAQMGAPTVIVEKIPRGSEPVGALRALEKHLGRRADATMPIECGGINSMIPLLVAARTGLPVVDADGMGRAFPELQMETFSVYGVPGSPMAIAGEHDETVVIDTGADNQQMEWLARGITIRLGGVAHIAEYSMTGAEVKRTAVPRTLSLGLSIGRAVREARAAHEDPIEALRAALAPTLYNHLRVLFRGKVVDVERRTVEGFARGRARFTGFDGTSQLELRFQNENLVAEVDGEVVCTVPDLICVLEADTAEPITTEGLRYGQRVTVVGISTPDLMRTPEALAVFGPSCFGLDVEFNPVERRTEVLVP; from the coding sequence ATGAGCTGGCAACTCGATATCGAGCATCTACGTGATCTAGCGCGGGGCGCGGCGATCCTCGGCACAGGCGGTGGCGGTGACCCGCTGATCGGGCGGCTGCTCGTCGAGCAGGCGATCCGTGAGCACGGCCCGATCACGGTGCTCGATCCCGACGAACTGGACGACGACGCGTTCGTCATCCCGACCGCGCAGATGGGCGCGCCGACCGTGATCGTGGAGAAGATCCCGCGCGGCAGCGAACCGGTCGGCGCCCTGCGCGCGCTCGAGAAGCACCTCGGCCGGCGGGCCGACGCGACGATGCCGATCGAGTGCGGCGGCATCAACTCGATGATCCCGCTGCTCGTCGCGGCGCGGACCGGGCTGCCGGTCGTCGACGCGGACGGGATGGGGCGGGCGTTCCCCGAGCTGCAGATGGAGACGTTCTCGGTGTACGGCGTACCCGGGTCGCCGATGGCGATCGCCGGGGAACACGACGAGACCGTGGTGATCGACACCGGCGCGGACAACCAGCAGATGGAGTGGCTCGCGCGCGGGATCACCATCCGGCTCGGCGGGGTCGCGCACATCGCGGAGTACTCGATGACGGGCGCCGAGGTGAAGCGGACCGCCGTACCGCGGACGCTCTCGCTCGGATTGTCGATCGGGCGTGCGGTCCGGGAGGCGCGGGCGGCGCATGAGGATCCGATCGAGGCACTCCGGGCTGCCCTGGCGCCGACGCTGTACAACCACCTGCGGGTGCTGTTCCGCGGGAAGGTCGTCGACGTGGAACGCCGTACCGTCGAGGGCTTCGCGCGGGGGCGGGCACGCTTCACCGGGTTCGACGGTACGTCGCAGCTCGAGCTGCGGTTCCAGAACGAGAACCTCGTCGCGGAGGTCGACGGTGAGGTGGTGTGCACCGTGCCGGACCTGATCTGCGTACTGGAGGCGGACACCGCCGAGCCGATCACCACGGAAGGCCTGCGCTACGGCCAGCGCGTGACCGTGGTGGGTATCTCCACGCCGGACCTGATGCGAACACCTGAGGCGTTGGCGGTGTTCGGCCCGTCCTGCTTCGGGCTGGACGTCGAGTTCAACCCCGTCGAGCGCCGTACCGAGGTGCTCGTCCCCTGA
- a CDS encoding DUF917 domain-containing protein, translating into MKLRAEDLGALARGAAVLGTGGGGDPHIGRLLAEQALREHGPVEIVAVDDLPDDACVLPVAMMGAPTVMVEKLPSADQISVAVQTLAKYVGKTPTHLACIEAGGVNSTVPVIAAAQLGLPLVDGDGMGRAFPELQMVLPTLAGIEATPMSIVDEKGNRGVFDTITNEWAERLARSATIDMGCSAIVSLYAMTGAEARGSFVAGTLSKCVTIGRAIEQAQRTHTDPVAAVVEELGGRLLHVGKVVDVQRRTTTGFARGDAAVDGLDASHGRLLVLRFQNEHLVAELDGAAVATTPDLIIVLDTESGEPITTEALRYGHRVSVLAAPADERWHSPEGIELVGPRYFGYDLDPIRALA; encoded by the coding sequence ATGAAGTTGCGTGCTGAAGACCTGGGGGCCCTCGCTCGCGGTGCCGCCGTGCTGGGCACCGGGGGCGGCGGGGATCCGCACATCGGGCGGTTGCTGGCGGAGCAGGCGTTGCGCGAGCACGGGCCGGTCGAGATCGTTGCCGTCGACGACCTTCCGGACGACGCGTGCGTACTGCCGGTGGCGATGATGGGCGCGCCGACCGTGATGGTGGAGAAGCTGCCGTCGGCCGACCAGATCTCGGTCGCGGTGCAGACGCTGGCGAAGTACGTCGGGAAGACGCCGACCCACCTGGCCTGTATCGAGGCCGGCGGGGTCAACTCGACCGTCCCGGTGATCGCCGCCGCGCAACTCGGGCTGCCGCTGGTGGACGGCGACGGCATGGGCCGCGCGTTCCCCGAACTGCAGATGGTGCTGCCGACGCTCGCCGGCATCGAGGCGACGCCGATGTCGATCGTCGACGAGAAGGGCAACCGCGGCGTCTTCGACACGATCACCAACGAGTGGGCCGAACGACTGGCCCGCTCGGCGACCATCGACATGGGCTGCTCGGCGATCGTCTCGCTGTACGCGATGACCGGCGCGGAGGCCCGTGGCTCGTTCGTCGCCGGCACCCTCAGCAAGTGCGTCACGATCGGCCGCGCCATCGAGCAGGCGCAACGTACGCACACCGATCCGGTCGCGGCGGTCGTGGAGGAGTTGGGCGGTCGGCTGTTGCATGTGGGCAAGGTCGTCGACGTGCAACGCCGTACGACGACCGGCTTCGCGCGCGGTGACGCCGCGGTCGACGGACTGGATGCCTCGCACGGACGGCTGCTGGTGCTGCGGTTCCAGAACGAGCACCTGGTCGCGGAGCTCGACGGTGCGGCGGTCGCGACCACGCCGGACCTGATCATCGTGCTCGACACCGAGTCCGGCGAGCCGATCACCACCGAGGCGCTGCGCTACGGCCACCGGGTCAGCGTGCTCGCCGCACCGGCCGACGAACGCTGGCACTCCCCGGAAGGCATCGAACTGGTCGGCCCGCGGTACTTCGGCTACGACCTCGACCCCATCCGGGCACTGGCATGA
- a CDS encoding hydantoinase/oxoprolinase family protein, which translates to MRIGIDVGGTNTDAVLLDGTSVLAANKSATSADVTAGIIDTLDRLQAERSFDPAQVQAVMIGTTHFINALIEARRLAPTAALRLGLPATASLPPLVDWPERLVEAISGRSYLAHGGHEFDGRHIAELDPDELRRHAGDMMKHGVRSVAISSVFSPVSNEFELRAAEILRSELGDDVAISMSHEIGRIGLLERENATIINAALRELAAGIVDGLSGAVAGHGISAPLYLSQNDGTLMDVDFARRYPVATFASGPTNSMRGAALLSGLDTCAVVDVGGTTSDVGVLTHGFPREATTEVDVAGVRTNFRMPDVLSIGIGGGSLVVEGNDQVTVGPRSVGYRLTEEALVFGGKTLTATDIAVAAGRALVGDAEAVADLDPTLVKSALARVAADIADAVERMRTSPDPLPVVAVGGGSILLPDDLPGSLAVHRPDHFAVANAIGAAIAQVGGEVDRVYAIDPGRRDAVVDEARQEAVDRAIAAGADPAAVRIVDFDEVPIPYLPGNATRIRCKAVGDLRLGAAS; encoded by the coding sequence ATGCGTATCGGCATCGATGTCGGCGGCACGAACACCGACGCCGTGCTGCTGGACGGCACGAGCGTGCTGGCGGCGAACAAGTCGGCGACCAGCGCGGACGTGACGGCCGGCATCATCGACACCCTGGACCGGCTGCAGGCGGAGCGATCCTTCGACCCGGCGCAGGTGCAGGCCGTGATGATCGGCACCACGCACTTCATCAACGCGCTGATCGAGGCCCGCCGCCTGGCGCCGACCGCGGCCCTGCGGCTCGGACTGCCGGCCACCGCGTCACTGCCGCCGCTGGTCGACTGGCCCGAGCGGCTGGTCGAGGCGATCAGCGGCCGCAGCTACCTGGCGCACGGCGGTCACGAGTTCGACGGCCGGCACATCGCCGAACTGGACCCGGACGAGCTGCGCCGGCACGCGGGCGACATGATGAAGCACGGCGTACGGTCGGTGGCGATCTCGTCGGTGTTCTCGCCGGTGAGCAACGAGTTCGAACTCCGCGCGGCCGAGATCCTGCGGTCCGAGCTCGGCGACGACGTGGCGATCTCGATGTCGCACGAGATCGGCCGGATCGGCCTGCTGGAGCGGGAGAACGCGACCATCATCAACGCCGCGCTCCGTGAGCTGGCGGCCGGCATCGTCGACGGACTGTCCGGTGCGGTCGCCGGTCACGGCATCTCCGCGCCGCTGTACCTGAGCCAGAACGACGGCACGCTGATGGACGTCGACTTCGCCCGCCGGTACCCGGTCGCCACGTTCGCGTCCGGCCCGACCAACTCGATGCGCGGCGCGGCGCTGCTGTCCGGTCTCGACACGTGCGCGGTCGTCGACGTCGGCGGTACGACGAGCGATGTCGGCGTACTCACCCACGGCTTCCCGCGGGAGGCGACGACCGAGGTCGATGTCGCCGGGGTGCGGACCAACTTCCGGATGCCCGACGTACTCAGCATCGGGATCGGCGGCGGCAGCTTGGTGGTCGAGGGCAACGACCAGGTGACGGTCGGGCCGCGATCCGTGGGCTATCGGTTGACCGAGGAGGCCCTTGTCTTCGGCGGTAAGACGCTGACCGCGACAGATATCGCGGTCGCGGCCGGTCGGGCACTCGTGGGCGACGCGGAAGCGGTTGCCGATCTGGATCCGACGCTGGTGAAGTCGGCCCTGGCGCGTGTGGCCGCGGACATCGCGGACGCGGTGGAGCGGATGCGTACGTCGCCCGACCCGCTGCCGGTGGTGGCGGTCGGCGGTGGGTCGATCCTGCTGCCGGACGATCTGCCCGGCAGTCTCGCCGTACACCGGCCGGATCACTTCGCGGTCGCCAACGCGATCGGCGCCGCGATCGCGCAGGTCGGCGGCGAGGTCGACCGGGTGTACGCGATCGACCCGGGCCGCCGGGACGCGGTGGTGGACGAGGCGCGGCAGGAGGCCGTCGACCGCGCGATCGCAGCCGGCGCCGACCCCGCGGCCGTGCGGATCGTGGACTTCGACGAGGTCCCGATCCCGTACCTCCCCGGCAATGCCACCCGCATTCGCTGCAAGGCGGTCGGCGACCTCCGGCTGGGGGCTGCGTCATGA
- a CDS encoding purine-cytosine permease family protein, giving the protein MAGTSVGADDYALARVPDHARYSWWSVATQRFGQISALSQFLLGATLGFGMSFWTAFWALTLGAVILELVAILIGVIGVREGLQTSVIARWTGFGQAGSSLIGLAIGISLIGWFGIQSAVSAAGLSQLIGILPTWGWSLVFGLAVTLVVLRGFHSMAWVAYVTVPAFLLLVGWSIISELSDHSFGSLVNAAPAGPHLSLLEGTTLVAGGFIVGAVITPDMTRYNRTVGDVVKQTVLGITLGEYVIGLVGVLLAHAIGSANVVTIVTSSVGWVGTLVIILGTIKINDWNLYSSGLGVVNFIGTVFGRHVNRAVVTLVVGVLGSVLAAGGILDKFTDFLIVLGVAFPPIAGIMVAEYFVVKRWRPDLEASRATGTLPPTAPTWVPATIVIWIGAALIGKYVAWGLPSINSLLVGFLAYVVAGKLGLIRGLGTSRTMDSDPAAAPATSSQLHL; this is encoded by the coding sequence ATGGCCGGTACATCTGTTGGTGCGGACGACTACGCGCTCGCCAGGGTCCCTGACCACGCGCGGTACTCGTGGTGGTCGGTCGCGACCCAGCGCTTCGGGCAGATCTCGGCGCTCAGCCAGTTCCTGCTCGGCGCGACGCTCGGGTTCGGGATGAGTTTCTGGACCGCGTTCTGGGCACTCACGCTCGGCGCGGTGATCCTCGAACTCGTGGCGATCCTGATCGGCGTCATCGGCGTCCGCGAGGGCCTGCAGACCTCCGTGATCGCGCGCTGGACCGGGTTCGGCCAGGCCGGCTCGTCGCTGATCGGCCTGGCGATCGGGATCAGCCTGATCGGCTGGTTCGGGATCCAGTCGGCGGTGTCCGCGGCCGGTCTGAGCCAGCTGATCGGCATCCTGCCGACCTGGGGCTGGTCGCTCGTCTTCGGCCTCGCGGTCACACTCGTCGTCCTGCGAGGCTTCCACTCGATGGCCTGGGTCGCCTACGTGACCGTCCCGGCCTTCCTGCTCCTGGTCGGCTGGTCGATCATCAGCGAGCTGTCCGACCACAGCTTCGGCTCGCTGGTCAACGCCGCACCGGCCGGACCGCACCTGAGTCTGCTGGAGGGTACGACGCTGGTCGCCGGCGGATTCATCGTCGGCGCGGTGATCACGCCGGACATGACCCGCTACAACCGGACGGTCGGCGACGTGGTCAAGCAGACGGTGCTCGGCATCACCCTCGGCGAGTACGTGATCGGTCTGGTCGGCGTACTGCTGGCGCACGCGATCGGCTCCGCGAACGTGGTCACCATCGTCACCTCGTCGGTCGGCTGGGTCGGCACGCTGGTGATCATCCTGGGCACGATCAAGATCAACGACTGGAACCTCTACAGTTCCGGCCTCGGCGTGGTGAACTTCATCGGCACCGTCTTCGGCCGGCACGTCAACCGGGCGGTCGTCACGCTCGTGGTCGGCGTCCTCGGCAGCGTGCTCGCGGCCGGCGGGATCCTGGACAAGTTCACCGACTTCCTGATCGTGCTCGGCGTCGCGTTCCCGCCGATCGCCGGAATCATGGTCGCGGAGTACTTCGTGGTGAAGCGCTGGCGCCCCGACCTCGAGGCCTCCCGCGCGACCGGCACGCTGCCCCCGACCGCCCCGACCTGGGTACCGGCCACGATCGTGATCTGGATCGGCGCCGCGCTGATCGGCAAGTACGTCGCCTGGGGCCTGCCGAGCATCAACTCGCTCCTCGTCGGCTTCCTGGCCTACGTCGTGGCAGGCAAGCTCGGACTGATCCGCGGCCTAGGCACAAGCCGCACGATGGACAGCGACCCGGCCGCCGCCCCCGCCACCAGCTCACAGCTTCATCTTTGA
- a CDS encoding DUF2218 domain-containing protein — MAALEARLDTARADRYLAQLASHMAHGPGGLTVLSTSAEELVVDLGTATWSVRAAPEELVLRIEADDVTELEQQSARVAHRVEQIARRDGLQVFWQQI; from the coding sequence GTGGCAGCTCTCGAAGCGCGGCTCGATACGGCGCGTGCGGATCGGTACCTCGCCCAGCTGGCGAGCCATATGGCGCACGGTCCGGGTGGGTTGACGGTGCTTTCCACGTCCGCCGAGGAGTTGGTCGTCGACCTCGGTACGGCGACCTGGTCGGTGCGTGCTGCGCCCGAGGAGTTGGTGCTGCGGATCGAGGCAGATGACGTGACCGAGCTCGAGCAGCAGAGCGCCCGGGTGGCGCACCGGGTCGAGCAGATCGCGCGCCGCGACGGGTTGCAGGTCTTCTGGCAGCAGATATGA
- a CDS encoding TetR/AcrR family transcriptional regulator, with the protein MPKLWNDSIATHRQAVREAILDATAALVAERGLTGVTMAEVAQRAGVGRATLYKYFADVDSTLAAWHQRQVADHLQQLSDVWDRTQRIDDVLEAYAFICHEHPPIEAASSLHRTEQVGHAREHLVEFIAERLGEVRVDVPPKELATYCVHALQAAGAVPSKAAVRRLVRVTLDGLRGQAGG; encoded by the coding sequence ATGCCGAAGTTGTGGAACGACAGCATCGCCACCCACCGCCAGGCGGTCCGCGAAGCGATCCTCGACGCGACCGCGGCTCTTGTCGCCGAACGCGGCCTGACCGGCGTCACGATGGCTGAGGTCGCGCAGCGTGCGGGTGTCGGGCGGGCGACGCTCTACAAGTACTTCGCCGACGTCGACTCGACCCTCGCCGCCTGGCATCAGCGTCAGGTCGCCGATCACCTGCAACAGCTCTCCGACGTCTGGGACCGGACCCAGCGCATCGACGACGTACTGGAGGCGTACGCGTTCATCTGCCACGAACATCCGCCGATCGAGGCCGCCTCTTCACTGCATCGGACGGAGCAGGTCGGTCATGCCCGCGAGCATCTGGTGGAGTTCATCGCGGAGCGGTTGGGTGAGGTGCGGGTCGACGTACCGCCGAAGGAGTTGGCGACGTACTGCGTTCACGCTCTCCAGGCAGCAGGCGCCGTACCGTCGAAAGCGGCGGTACGGCGCCTGGTGCGGGTCACGTTGGACGGGCTACGCGGCCAAGCGGGTGGGTGA
- a CDS encoding copper-translocating P-type ATPase, with amino-acid sequence MSEHEHGGHGDHAAQFKDRFWISLALAVPVVFFSEMFADLLGYLRPDFSGAGLIAPVLGTVIFVYGGQPFLTGGWSELKSRRPGMMLLISMAITVAFVASWVTTLQLGGFDLDFWWELALLIVIMLLGHWLEMRALGAASGALDALAALLPDSAEKVTDDGVVEVSLHELQAGDVVLVRSGGRVPADGTVVEGQAEVDESMITGESRSVSRAVGDAVVAGTVATDNALRVEITAVGDDTALAGIQRLVAEAQASSSRAQALADRAAAFLFYFASIAGLITFVVWALLGKLDEAVTRTVTVLVIACPHALGLAIPLVIAISTERAAKAGVLVKNRLALERMRTIDAVLFDKTGTLTKGEPAVTGVATVDAVSHDELLELAAAVESDSEHPLAKAIVRAHSDRVRVGAGRLVATDFRSLTGRGVQATVAGAEVAVGGPAYLRENGLTEPDALDAEVAGWKARGAAVLHVVRDGQVLGAIALEDEVREESRQAVAALHRRGVKVAMITGDAHQVAEAVAKELRIDEVFAEVLPQDKDAKVAELQARGLKVAMVGDGVNDAPALARAEVGIAIGAGTDVAIESAGVVLAADDPRAVLSVIDLSKASYRKMWQNLVWATGYNVITVPLAAGVLAFAGVVVSPAVGALLMSISTIVVALNAQLLRRLNLSPTRLAA; translated from the coding sequence ATGAGCGAGCACGAACACGGCGGGCACGGGGATCATGCGGCGCAGTTCAAGGACCGGTTCTGGATCAGCCTGGCGCTGGCGGTGCCGGTGGTGTTCTTCAGCGAGATGTTCGCGGACCTGCTCGGGTACCTGCGGCCCGACTTCTCCGGTGCCGGGCTGATCGCGCCGGTGCTCGGCACGGTGATCTTCGTGTACGGCGGGCAGCCGTTCCTGACCGGTGGATGGAGCGAACTGAAGTCGCGGCGCCCCGGGATGATGCTGCTCATCTCGATGGCGATCACCGTCGCGTTCGTCGCCTCGTGGGTGACCACGCTGCAACTCGGCGGGTTCGACCTGGACTTCTGGTGGGAGCTCGCGCTGCTGATCGTGATCATGCTGCTCGGGCACTGGCTGGAGATGCGGGCGCTCGGCGCGGCGTCCGGTGCGCTCGACGCCTTGGCCGCGCTGCTTCCGGACTCGGCTGAGAAGGTGACCGACGACGGGGTTGTCGAGGTGTCGCTGCACGAGCTGCAGGCGGGCGACGTCGTACTCGTGCGTTCCGGTGGACGTGTGCCGGCGGACGGCACCGTGGTCGAGGGGCAGGCCGAGGTCGACGAGTCGATGATCACCGGCGAATCGCGGTCGGTGTCGCGGGCTGTCGGTGATGCCGTGGTCGCGGGAACTGTTGCCACTGACAACGCTCTGCGAGTCGAGATCACCGCGGTCGGCGACGACACGGCACTGGCCGGCATCCAGCGGCTGGTGGCCGAGGCGCAGGCGTCGTCCTCCCGTGCGCAGGCGCTGGCGGATCGTGCCGCCGCGTTCCTCTTCTATTTCGCGTCGATCGCCGGTCTGATCACGTTCGTGGTCTGGGCGCTGCTCGGCAAGCTCGACGAGGCCGTGACGCGTACGGTGACCGTCCTGGTGATCGCCTGCCCGCATGCCCTCGGGCTGGCCATCCCGCTGGTGATCGCGATCTCGACGGAGCGTGCGGCCAAGGCCGGCGTACTCGTGAAGAACCGGTTGGCGCTGGAGCGGATGCGGACGATCGACGCGGTCCTGTTCGACAAGACCGGCACGTTGACGAAGGGCGAGCCGGCCGTCACCGGGGTCGCGACTGTCGACGCGGTGTCGCACGACGAGTTGCTGGAGCTGGCGGCTGCGGTCGAGTCGGACAGTGAGCACCCGTTGGCAAAGGCAATCGTTCGCGCACACTCCGACCGGGTGCGAGTGGGCGCTGGGCGTTTGGTGGCGACAGATTTCCGGTCGTTGACCGGGCGGGGTGTGCAGGCGACGGTCGCCGGTGCGGAGGTCGCGGTCGGCGGACCGGCGTACCTGCGGGAGAACGGCCTCACCGAGCCGGACGCGCTCGACGCCGAGGTCGCGGGTTGGAAGGCTCGCGGAGCCGCGGTGCTGCATGTGGTTCGGGACGGGCAGGTGCTGGGTGCGATCGCGCTCGAGGACGAGGTTCGCGAAGAGTCCCGGCAGGCGGTCGCCGCGCTGCACAGGCGCGGGGTGAAGGTCGCGATGATCACCGGCGACGCGCATCAGGTCGCCGAGGCGGTGGCCAAGGAGTTGCGTATCGACGAGGTGTTCGCCGAGGTGCTGCCGCAGGACAAGGACGCGAAGGTCGCGGAGCTGCAGGCTCGCGGGCTGAAGGTCGCGATGGTCGGTGACGGCGTGAACGACGCCCCGGCGCTGGCCCGGGCCGAGGTCGGGATCGCGATCGGCGCCGGCACCGACGTCGCGATCGAGTCCGCCGGTGTCGTCCTCGCCGCCGACGATCCGCGGGCCGTGCTCTCGGTCATCGACCTGTCCAAGGCGAGTTACCGCAAGATGTGGCAGAACCTCGTCTGGGCCACCGGCTACAACGTGATCACGGTCCCGCTGGCCGCCGGAGTCCTCGCCTTCGCCGGAGTGGTCGTCTCACCCGCCGTCGGCGCCCTCCTGATGTCGATCTCCACGATCGTCGTAGCCCTCAACGCGCAACTACTCCGCCGCCTCAACCTCTCACCCACCCGCTTGGCCGCGTAG
- a CDS encoding ABC-F family ATP-binding cassette domain-containing protein, producing MSISLSCTDLFFAWPDGEVQFDGLTFVAGPVRSGLVGRNGAGKSTLLRLIAGRLTPQRGAIRVSGELGYLPQDLTLDTSLRVDQALGIEAVRRAITAIESGDASEENFAVVGDEWDVDERAEALLGKLGLGAIDLDRSVGELSGGETILLGLAAELLRRPDVLLLDEPTNNLDLRARRHLYDAVDQFRGALVIVSHDRELLDRVDQIGDLRKGEVTWYGGNLTAYEEAVAVEQEAAERMLRAAEADVRKQKKDLVEARMKMDQRRARGQRAFEQGGIPKIIAGGLKRSAQVSAGKHLGMQSERLDSAQEALADAEEKVHDDDVIRVDLPKTAVPAGRVVLQLEDHVLRTGAHVDLEIRGPERIALTGSNGAGKTTLLQSIVAGELPAVPFRYLPQRLDLLRDDLSIVDNLALLAPSTENQERRARLARFLFRGRAADQFVSTLSGGERFRATLAALLLAEPPPQLLMLDEPTNNLDLASVAQLKDALASYNGALVIASHDVPFLRDIGITRWVELTPETLTDIDPL from the coding sequence ATGAGTATTTCCCTGTCCTGTACCGACCTCTTCTTCGCCTGGCCCGACGGTGAAGTGCAGTTCGACGGCCTCACGTTCGTCGCCGGCCCGGTTCGTTCCGGCCTGGTCGGCCGTAACGGCGCGGGCAAGTCGACGCTGCTCCGGCTGATCGCCGGCCGGCTCACTCCGCAACGCGGGGCGATCCGGGTCAGCGGCGAGCTCGGGTACCTGCCGCAGGACCTGACCCTCGACACCTCGTTGCGGGTCGACCAGGCGCTCGGTATCGAAGCCGTCCGGCGGGCGATCACCGCGATCGAGTCGGGTGACGCCTCGGAGGAGAACTTCGCGGTCGTCGGCGACGAGTGGGACGTCGACGAACGCGCCGAGGCTTTGCTCGGCAAGCTCGGCCTGGGGGCGATCGACCTCGACCGCAGCGTCGGCGAGCTGTCCGGCGGCGAGACGATCCTGCTCGGGCTCGCGGCCGAGTTGCTGCGGCGTCCCGACGTACTGCTGCTCGACGAGCCGACCAACAACCTCGACCTGCGGGCGCGGCGGCATCTGTACGACGCCGTGGACCAGTTCCGTGGCGCGTTGGTGATCGTCAGCCACGACCGGGAGCTGCTGGATCGCGTCGACCAGATCGGAGACCTGCGTAAGGGCGAGGTCACCTGGTACGGCGGGAACCTGACCGCGTACGAGGAGGCGGTCGCTGTCGAGCAGGAGGCCGCGGAGCGGATGCTGCGGGCGGCCGAGGCCGACGTACGGAAGCAGAAGAAGGACCTGGTCGAGGCGCGGATGAAGATGGATCAGCGCCGGGCCCGGGGGCAGCGCGCCTTCGAGCAGGGCGGGATCCCGAAGATCATCGCGGGCGGATTGAAACGGTCCGCCCAGGTGTCGGCGGGAAAGCATCTCGGGATGCAGTCCGAGCGGCTCGACTCGGCGCAGGAGGCGCTCGCCGACGCGGAGGAGAAGGTCCACGACGACGACGTGATCCGGGTCGACCTGCCGAAGACCGCCGTACCCGCCGGCCGCGTCGTGCTGCAGCTGGAGGATCACGTACTGCGGACCGGGGCACACGTCGACCTGGAGATCCGCGGTCCGGAGCGGATCGCGCTGACCGGGTCGAACGGCGCCGGGAAGACCACGCTGCTGCAGTCGATCGTGGCGGGGGAGTTGCCGGCCGTGCCGTTCCGGTACCTGCCGCAGCGGCTCGACCTGCTCCGGGACGACCTGTCGATCGTGGACAACCTGGCGTTGCTGGCTCCGAGTACGGAGAACCAGGAGCGACGGGCACGGCTGGCACGGTTCCTGTTCCGTGGGCGGGCGGCGGATCAGTTCGTCAGCACGTTGTCCGGCGGCGAACGTTTCCGGGCGACGCTGGCGGCGCTGCTGCTCGCGGAACCGCCGCCGCAGTTGCTGATGCTGGACGAGCCGACGAACAACCTCGACCTGGCCAGCGTGGCGCAGTTGAAGGATGCGTTGGCGTCGTACAACGGAGCCCTCGTGATCGCCAGTCACGACGTCCCGTTCCTGCGGGACATCGGCATCACTCGGTGGGTCGAGCTGACGCCGGAGACGCTGACCGACATCGATCCGCTGTAG
- a CDS encoding DUF6343 family protein: MAFEPPPPRSALTLRIVLAAFGVALFVAAAVLAVVYDLPAGWVIVFGAFAVVALVDLVVVARRKRSERS, translated from the coding sequence GTGGCCTTCGAACCACCTCCACCTCGTAGTGCGCTGACCTTGCGGATCGTGCTGGCGGCGTTCGGGGTGGCGCTGTTCGTGGCGGCCGCGGTGTTGGCCGTCGTCTACGACCTTCCGGCCGGGTGGGTGATTGTCTTCGGGGCGTTCGCGGTCGTCGCGCTGGTCGACCTGGTGGTTGTTGCCCGGCGCAAGCGTTCGGAAAGGAGTTGA
- a CDS encoding FadR/GntR family transcriptional regulator — MALTDEAIVKIKGMITSGELGPGDRLPKEADLAARLGLSRNSLREAVKALTLVNVLDVRHGDGTYVTSLDSAHLLDALNFMVDLHRDDSVLQFFEVRRLLEPGVAALAATRISVEQINELRLLTSDLAPNASVEELVANDLRFHRAIAEATGNQVVCSLLDGISGATQRARIWRGVTQAGAVERTLAEHAAILDAIEIRDAEAARAWMTAHIAGVETWLRKAS; from the coding sequence ATGGCGTTGACGGATGAGGCGATCGTCAAGATCAAGGGGATGATCACCTCGGGGGAGCTCGGGCCCGGGGACCGGTTGCCGAAGGAGGCGGATCTCGCCGCCCGGCTGGGGTTGTCGCGGAACTCGCTGCGGGAGGCGGTCAAGGCGCTCACGCTCGTCAACGTGCTGGACGTGCGGCACGGCGACGGGACGTACGTGACCAGCCTGGACTCGGCGCACCTGCTGGACGCGCTGAACTTCATGGTCGACCTGCACCGCGACGACTCGGTGCTGCAGTTCTTCGAGGTACGGCGCCTGCTCGAGCCCGGCGTGGCGGCGCTGGCCGCGACCCGGATCAGCGTCGAACAGATCAACGAACTGCGACTGCTGACCAGCGATCTGGCGCCGAATGCTTCGGTCGAGGAGCTGGTCGCGAACGACCTGCGGTTCCATCGCGCGATCGCCGAGGCGACCGGGAACCAGGTGGTCTGCTCGCTGCTCGACGGGATCTCCGGCGCGACCCAGCGGGCCCGGATCTGGCGCGGCGTCACCCAGGCCGGTGCGGTCGAGCGCACGCTCGCCGAGCACGCCGCGATCCTGGACGCCATCGAGATCCGCGACGCCGAAGCGGCCCGCGCCTGGATGACCGCCCACATCGCCGGCGTCGAAACCTGGCTCCGCAAGGCCTCCTGA